One genomic window of Bacillus mycoides includes the following:
- a CDS encoding DeoR/GlpR family DNA-binding transcription regulator: MFTEERREKILELLKKDGRVIAKDLAEIFDMSIDSIRRDLSIMEKDGFLKRTHGGAIEFARVRNLAAEPSKRYSNGSKYEDAIAKIAASYIQEGDSVFIGGASIHCAMLKFLPETSFTVITNSIEIASSLREYKSIEVYLIGGKVKPSGNITDTLASELISSFTIDLYFSTGGGVSLHGISTATPEVAHFGKTVSKIARRNICLAPHNKLGIDCFIKGESLKEIDLIITDEGASKEIIQEFEKQGKQIVIAPIDCI; this comes from the coding sequence ATGTTCACTGAAGAGCGTAGAGAGAAAATTTTAGAGCTACTTAAAAAAGACGGAAGAGTAATCGCAAAAGATCTTGCAGAAATATTTGATATGTCTATTGATTCTATAAGAAGAGATCTATCTATTATGGAGAAGGATGGTTTTTTAAAAAGAACTCATGGAGGTGCAATAGAGTTTGCCCGAGTGAGGAACTTAGCCGCAGAGCCATCTAAACGTTATAGTAATGGCTCTAAATATGAGGATGCAATTGCAAAAATCGCAGCTTCTTATATACAAGAAGGAGATTCCGTTTTTATTGGTGGGGCTTCAATTCATTGTGCCATGTTAAAATTTTTACCCGAAACATCATTTACAGTTATTACGAATTCTATAGAGATAGCTAGTTCGTTACGAGAATATAAAAGCATAGAAGTGTATTTAATTGGTGGTAAGGTAAAACCTTCAGGAAATATTACTGATACACTTGCCTCGGAATTGATTAGTAGTTTTACTATTGATCTTTATTTTTCTACAGGTGGTGGAGTTTCATTACATGGTATAAGTACTGCAACACCGGAAGTTGCTCATTTTGGAAAAACAGTAAGCAAAATCGCTCGAAGAAATATTTGTTTAGCTCCTCATAATAAACTCGGAATAGACTGCTTTATAAAAGGAGAGTCACTTAAAGAAATTGACCTTATAATAACAGATGAAGGGGCTAGTAAAGAAATTATTCAAGAATTTGAGAAACAAGGTAAACAAATTGTAATAGCGCCAATAGACTGCATTTAA